From Micrococcales bacterium:
CGCCCTGCCGTGGCGAGACCGAGCTTTGGCGGCATCGGACCTATGCAAAACCTCGGTGTCGCAGCAAATGGAGGCCTGGCCTGCTCCCCGGCAGCGAGGCCGAGCTTTGGCGGCATCGAGCCGATGCAAAACCTCGGTGTCGCAGCAAAGGAGTGGGGAACTGGGTCAGGTTTTGGCCTACTCGGCGCCCTACCGTAGGATGTCCGGTGGCCTGCCCACCCGGGCAGCGGCTGGCCCCCATCGTCTAGTGGCCTAGGACACCGCCCTTTCACGGCGGCGGCACCGGTTCGAATCCGGTTGGGGGTGCGGACCGGCAGTTGGCTGGATGTTCCGGTGATTGGACACCACCGAACCTAGCTGGCATGCTGGACCACTGTGCGTCAAAGCACTCCAAGGCCCCGTGGCGCAGTTGGTTAGCGCGCCGCCCTGTCACGGCGGAGGCCGCGGGTTCAAGTCCCGTCGGGGTCGCCAATCAAGGGCTGGGTTTCCAGCCTTTGCTCGGCTCGATAGCTCAGTTGGGAGAGCGTCCGCCTGAAAAGCGGAAGGTCACCGGATCGATACCGGTTCGAGCCACTGTCAGCCGCGCAGGCTAACGGTGAAGCCATGCGGGGCTGATTTCCATTAGTGACCGCAGCTGGGCGGCCGGCGGCGGTTTGCTACCCGCGGTGCTAGAGGCTTTCCCAGCTGGGTTTGTGAGCGTCAGCGAAGCGATAGTAATCGGCCAAGGCCAGCTTTGCGCCGGCCGCCGGGTCGACCAGCACCGTGGCATGCGGGTGGAACTGCATGATGGAGCCTGGCCACATTGCGCTGACGGGGCCTTCGACGATTTGACGGATTGCCTCGGCCTTGCCACTGCCCATGGCCATAAGTACCAAGTGCCGGGCCTCCATGATGGTGCCGAGACCCTGGGTCATGACGTGCTTGGGCACTGCCGCCTCGTCGCCGTCGAAGAAACGGGCGTTGTCAGCCACCGTTTGTGGCAACAGGGTTTTGATCCGAGTGCGCGAACTGAGTGATGAACCAGGTTCGTTGAAAGCGATGTGGCCATCTGAACCAATGCCCAGAATTTGCAGATCAATCCCCCCGGCCGCTTTGATGGCGGCGTCATATTCGACACAGGCCTTGGCCAAATCCGGGGCCTGGAAATCTGGTCCCTGGACGGCTCCAGGGGCGAAGTCGACCCGGCTGGCGATTTCGCGCTCAATCACATTGCGGTAGCCCTCTGGGTGGTCTGGCGGCAAGCCAATGTATTCGTCCAACATGAAGGCCTTGGCCTGCGCAAACGAGATATCACCAGCCTGGTACATGGCGGCCAGTTGGTCGTACAGGCTGAGCGGGCTTGAGCCGGTGGCCAGCCCGATGACGGCTCTTGGCTTCGACTTCAAAAGCACAGCAATGGCTTCAGCGGCTTTGGCGGCGATTTGCTGGGTGTTTTCGCAGATTATGACTTCCATAATTCCCCTCGATTGATCAGACCCCCCGAAACTATAGAACAACACCAGTTTGACAGGGCCAAAACAGCGCCGCGAGGCGCCCGCTGGCGTGACCCAGTGGGTCTGCGCAGTGCGCCGGCTGCGTCAGCCCGCCCTAAAGGCGGTAGGCCAAACCCACCACCACGCCACTTGACGGGCGCAATCAACCGGAGCGCCGGCATCGGCCGTGGGGCGACACTGCCGCCATGGCCAACACCACCGACAAACCGCCGCCCCAACCCCCTGGCGGGGCGGCGGAAGTCGGTTACCTATCAGGCGATTAGGCCTGCCTAGGTCATCTTTTGGCCAGCAGAGCCGAGCTGCTGGGCGGCTTCGACAATTCGGGCAGCCATCGAAGCCTCGGCAATCTTGCCCCAGACCCGCGGGTCATACTTCTTCTTGTCGCCAACCTCGCCGTCGACCTTGAGCACGCCGTCGTAGTTGGCAAAGCAGTGGCCGGCAATGGGCCGGGTGAAGGCGTATTGCAGGTCGGTGTCGATGTTCATCTTGATGACGCCGTAGCTGACTGCGTCCGCGATTTCCTGC
This genomic window contains:
- the nagB gene encoding glucosamine-6-phosphate deaminase — encoded protein: MEVIICENTQQIAAKAAEAIAVLLKSKPRAVIGLATGSSPLSLYDQLAAMYQAGDISFAQAKAFMLDEYIGLPPDHPEGYRNVIEREIASRVDFAPGAVQGPDFQAPDLAKACVEYDAAIKAAGGIDLQILGIGSDGHIAFNEPGSSLSSRTRIKTLLPQTVADNARFFDGDEAAVPKHVMTQGLGTIMEARHLVLMAMGSGKAEAIRQIVEGPVSAMWPGSIMQFHPHATVLVDPAAGAKLALADYYRFADAHKPSWESL